In the Microcebus murinus isolate Inina chromosome 14, M.murinus_Inina_mat1.0, whole genome shotgun sequence genome, one interval contains:
- the LOC105868801 gene encoding small ribosomal subunit protein eS6-like, with product MKLNISFPATGCQKLIEVDDERKLRTFYEKRMATEVAADALGEEGKGYVVQISGGNDKQGFPMTQGVLTHGRVLLLLSKGHSCYRPRRTGERKRKSVRGCIVDANLSGLNLVIVKKGEKDIPGLTDITVPCRLGPKSASRIRKLFNLSKEDDVRQYVVRKPLNKEGKKPRTKAPKIQRLVMPRVLQHKRRRIALKKQRTKKNKEEAAEYDKLLAKRMKEAKEKRQEQIAKRRRLSSLRASTSKSESSQK from the coding sequence ATGAAGCTGAATATCTCCTTCCCAGCCACTGGCTGCCAGAAACTCATTGAAGTGGACGATGAACGCAAACTTCGTACTTTCTATGAGAAGCGTATGGCCACGGAAGTTGCTGCTGACGCTCTGGGTGAAGAAGGGAAGGGTTACGTGGTCCAAATCAGTGGTGGGAACGACAAGCAAGGTTTCCCCATGACGCAGGGTGTCTTGACCCATGGCCGTGTTCTCCTGCTACTGAGTAAGGGGCATTCCTGTTACAGACCAAggagaactggagaaagaaagcGCAAATCTGTTCGTGGTTGTATTGTGGATGCCAACTTGAGTGGTCTCAACTTGGTTATtgtaaaaaaaggagagaaggatatCCCAGGACTGACTGATATTACAGTACCTTGTCGTCTGGGGCCCAAAAGTGCTAGCAGAATCCGCAAACTCTTCAATCTGTCTAAAGAAGATGATGTTCGCCagtatgttgtgaggaagcccttaaataaagaaggtaagaaaCCTAGGACCAAAGCACCCAAGATTCAGCGACTTGTAATGCCACGTGTCCTGCAACATAAACGCCGGCGTATTGCTCTGAAGAAGCAGCgtactaagaaaaataaggaagaggctgcagaataTGATAAACTTTTGGCCAAGAGAATGAAGGAGGCCAAAGAAAAGCGCCAGGAACAGATTGCCAAGAGACGTAGGCTGTCCTCTCTGAGAGCATCTACTTCTAAGTCTGAGTCGagccaaaaataa